From a single Micromonospora pallida genomic region:
- a CDS encoding PP2C family protein-serine/threonine phosphatase has protein sequence MTLILRSAILNDVGLVRTNNEDSALAGERLVAVADGMGGLPAGEVASEIVIRILDELIPPETPDEGENALRAVVQTANQRIRAAIDADPAREGMGTTLTAALLAEDILVVAQVGDSRCYLLREGSLHQLTKDDTFVQALVDQGALTPAAARQHPQRALVTRAVQGVDAPPTVARYTVLPNDRLLLCSDGLSDYVDDATIATTIFTYGDRQQCTEQLVKLAHQAGAPDNVTVVVSDVTEV, from the coding sequence ATGACGCTGATCCTCCGCTCGGCCATCCTGAACGATGTCGGCCTGGTCCGGACCAACAACGAGGACTCCGCCCTCGCCGGGGAACGGTTGGTCGCGGTGGCGGACGGGATGGGCGGACTGCCGGCCGGTGAGGTGGCGAGTGAGATCGTCATCCGGATCCTGGACGAGCTGATACCGCCGGAGACGCCGGACGAGGGGGAGAACGCGCTCCGCGCCGTCGTGCAGACCGCCAACCAGCGCATCCGGGCCGCCATCGACGCCGATCCGGCGCGGGAGGGCATGGGCACCACGCTGACCGCCGCGCTGCTCGCCGAGGACATCCTGGTCGTCGCCCAGGTCGGGGACTCCCGGTGCTACCTGCTACGGGAGGGGTCGCTGCACCAGCTCACCAAGGACGACACCTTCGTCCAGGCCCTCGTGGACCAGGGGGCGCTCACCCCCGCCGCCGCCCGCCAGCACCCGCAACGCGCCCTGGTCACCCGGGCGGTGCAGGGGGTCGACGCGCCGCCGACGGTCGCCCGGTACACGGTCCTGCCCAACGACCGGCTGCTGCTGTGCAGCGACGGGCTCTCCGACTACGTCGACGACGCCACCATCGCGACCACCATCTTCACCTACGGGGACCGGCAGCAGTGCACCGAGCAGTTGGTGAAGCTGGCCCACCAGGCCGGCGCGCCGGACAACGTCACGGTCGTGGTCTCCGACGTCACCGAGGTCTGA
- a CDS encoding VC0807 family protein produces the protein MAGAAEHPPPVDRPPPVDGPALDRPASVEGPALAEHPPSVDRPASMDRRASVGRSWASAALRGISWRSLRRALVGLLGPLLLYYLLRRFGVAPAPAVVLSNTPAALWTAYGLVTGRSVDKFAVAGLATTALGAALTLAAADPRLVFARSGLVTGGVGIWFLTTARGPRPAALRLTRPLLARFVPWADWDDLWTREPAFRRIWRVTTVLVGTVQILDATLRATLAWTVPLDVLPAVTTATNLTLSPVLLALVNAYHVRAGLYRMLGVGGPFRPR, from the coding sequence ATGGCCGGCGCGGCGGAACACCCGCCGCCGGTGGACCGTCCGCCGCCGGTCGATGGCCCGGCCCTGGACCGTCCGGCGTCGGTCGAGGGCCCGGCGTTGGCGGAGCACCCGCCGTCGGTGGACCGCCCGGCCTCGATGGACCGTCGGGCGTCAGTGGGGCGTTCCTGGGCGTCGGCGGCGCTGCGTGGCATCTCCTGGCGGTCGCTGCGCCGGGCGCTCGTCGGCCTGCTCGGCCCGTTGCTCCTGTACTACCTGCTCCGCCGGTTCGGCGTGGCACCTGCCCCGGCGGTCGTGCTGAGCAACACCCCGGCGGCGCTCTGGACCGCGTACGGCCTGGTCACCGGTCGGTCCGTGGACAAGTTCGCGGTCGCGGGGCTGGCCACCACCGCGCTCGGTGCGGCCCTGACCCTGGCCGCCGCCGATCCGCGGCTCGTCTTCGCCCGCAGCGGCCTGGTCACCGGCGGGGTCGGGATCTGGTTCCTGACCACCGCGCGTGGCCCGCGCCCGGCCGCGCTTCGTCTCACCCGGCCGCTGCTCGCCCGGTTCGTCCCCTGGGCCGACTGGGACGACCTGTGGACGCGGGAGCCGGCGTTCCGCCGGATCTGGCGGGTGACCACCGTGCTCGTCGGGACGGTCCAGATCCTCGACGCGACGCTCCGCGCGACGTTGGCCTGGACCGTGCCGCTCGACGTGCTTCCCGCCGTCACCACCGCGACGAACCTGACCCTCTCGCCCGTCCTGTTGGCCCTGGTCAACGCCTACCACGTACGCGCCGGCCTCTACCGGATGCTGGGCGTGGGCGGTCCGTTCAGACCTCGGTGA